In Pirellula sp. SH-Sr6A, the DNA window GAGCCTTGAGGGCTCCGGTTTGTGTGAAGTGGACTAGCTCTGCAGGGTTTGCGAGAACTATTGCCAAACGCGTTGGTCGTTCTTCCAGCTCTTGCCCGCATCGGCGGTGTTGAGCTGATCGTTCTCTTTGCTGACGCTAGCGATGACGTTCCAGGAATCGACCATCACGCCACCGCTGGCAGATACCAAGAATCCTTGGGCGGTTCGAACAAAGCTGCATTGGGGATCGAGCGAGGTTGGGAACTCTACTTTATTGAGTTGTACGGAGGCTTTTTCACCGAGCAAGCTTGCGAGGTCGCATCCTGCGATGTCCTCCAGACCTTGAGATTCGATAATCGCTGCGACGACGCACAGGTCCATCACGTTGCGAAGTTCGCCAAAGACTGGCTCCTTCACCGCCAATTCGTCTAGTTTCGAGGTGAAGAGATCGGCCCACTTCTTCGCGATAGGATCTGCCTTGCCTTTGGCGACGCGCGTGCCATCGGAGGAGATTTGCTCGACTTCGGTCAGTGTTTTGATCCCTTTACCGGTTAGTTGCCAAGCCAATTTGTCTTTGCTGTGCTCGATCGAACTGTAATCGCAGGCCATCCACCAACGGGATTGAAGATTCTTGCTAGCCGAATTGCTGACCATCTCCAGGTAGCTGGGGAGACCCGAAACCGGAGCCTTCACGAGGTTCATGCCGTACAGCTTCATTTTGTAATCGGCTGCGAGGATGACACGAGCCATGTGGCTGTCGGGAGCGACCCCTTCCAGCTTCACTTGCTGAGGACCGAAGGCCTGTCGCATCGCTGCTTCGAGGGACTGCCA includes these proteins:
- a CDS encoding DUF1598 domain-containing protein, with protein sequence MAKRSIPFAIAAGLVFSSTPLFAQNFNNNGFFGRAVGGVRIDADGVMRTITEEDASDALEQTRANLVGPTGELQQSVELRLISLKGIRNAVQESIATGKALPEEVMFLGGLTRVEKIFVYPERNDIVLAGPAEPWTVGPNGTIVGAKSGKPSVHLDDLLNAFKTVESARQTGISVSIEPTKEGSARLSHLLSQNRINAAQVNWQSLEAAMRQAFGPQQVKLEGVAPDSHMARVILAADYKMKLYGMNLVKAPVSGLPSYLEMVSNSASKNLQSRWWMACDYSSIEHSKDKLAWQLTGKGIKTLTEVEQISSDGTRVAKGKADPIAKKWADLFTSKLDELAVKEPVFGELRNVMDLCVVAAIIESQGLEDIAGCDLASLLGEKASVQLNKVEFPTSLDPQCSFVRTAQGFLVSASGGVMVDSWNVIASVSKENDQLNTADAGKSWKNDQRVWQ